In Primulina eburnea isolate SZY01 chromosome 14, ASM2296580v1, whole genome shotgun sequence, the following proteins share a genomic window:
- the LOC140812306 gene encoding probable protein phosphatase 2C 8, whose product MMADSSKEMVFCSKETQQPRRRRSEIKRLKSALTPELESYPKNTKTSPAEEEEGGGEHGKGTPENETRGLVYGHVSMMGRRRVMEDAVTVAPQGSLADEYSFFAVYDGHGGAMVAEVCSERLHKCLEKHIENMKKQPEEDDFDWKTVMEDCFSRIDEEFEESKGKEVRASTAAVEKRTMGTTAVVVLVGNGDVVVANCGNSRAVLCRGGAPVPLSSDHKPERPDEKERVEAAGGSIINRKGWRVQGVLPTSRSIGDHHLKPYISSQPEVTVTKRTESDDFLIIATDGLWDMVSNELACKVVEKSLRGGLGSRKSEGQCASDAAATLVELAIAKGSRDNITVIVVLLQ is encoded by the exons ATGATGGCggattcgagcaaggagatggTTTTCTGCTCTAAAGAAACGCAACAGCCTCGTCGGAGAAGGTCCGAAATTAAGAGATTAAAATCGGCTCTGACGCCAGAGCTCGAATCCTATCCCAAGAACACGAAGACTTCTCCGGCGGAGGAAGAAGAAGGAGGAGGAGAACACGGAAAAGGGACGCCGGAGAATGAAACCCGCGGGTTAGTATATGGACACGTTTCCATGATGGGCCGGAGGAGAGTGATGGAGGATGCAGTAACTGTGGCGCCACAGGGTAGTCTCGCCGACGAGTACTCGTTTTTCGCGGTGTATGATGGTCACGGCGGGGCTATGGTGGCAGAAGTGTGCAGCGAGAGGCTTCACAAGTGTCTGGAAAAGCATATAGAGAACATGAAGAAGCAGCCGGAGGAGGATGATTTTGATTGGAAGACGGTAATGGAGGACTGTTTTAGTAGAATTGACGAGGAATTCGAGGAGAGCAAGGGGAAGGAGGTGAGAGCAAGTACCGCGGCGGTGGAGAAGAGGACGATGGGGACGACGGCGGTGGTGGTGCTGGTGGGGAATGGGGATGTGGTGGTGGCAAACTGCGGTAATTCCAGGGCGGTGCTCTGTCGAGGTGGAGCTCCCGTGCCTTTGTCTAGTGATCATAAG CCCGAGCGACCAGACGAGAAGGAGAGGGTTGAGGCTGCGGGAGGAAGTATCATAAACCGGAAGGGTTGGCGTGTACAAGGGGTGCTTCCCACTTCGAGGTCCATAG GCGATCATCACTTGAAACCATACATCAGCTCCCAGCCGGAAGTCACGGTCACGAAGCGAACCGAATCCGACGACTTCCTAATAATAGCAACGGACGGGCTGTGGGACATGGTATCCAACGAATTAGCATGCAAAGTTGTGGAGAAGAGTCTCCGTGGGGGACTAGGGAGCCGGAAGTCAGAGGGACAATGCGCTTCGGACGCCGCGGCCACCCTAGTCGAGCTGGCCATTGCAAAGGGCAGTAGAGATAATATCACAGTTATCGTCGTACTGCTGCAGTAA